From Anopheles arabiensis isolate DONGOLA chromosome 3, AaraD3, whole genome shotgun sequence, a single genomic window includes:
- the LOC120903697 gene encoding calpain-C isoform X1, which produces MTSSYERIKSECKQKGVLWEDEDFPATQSSVFYHQTPPFTFQWKRPHEIVSNPVFVNDASAQFDIVPGKMGDRWLVSCLGVLYLSKGLFYRVVPADQNFDKPYYGVFRFRLWWCGEWLEVLVDDRLPTINGKLAFLQAQNTNSFWPGLLEKAYAKLHGSYEALKYGTLLDGLADLTGGITESISIKVESNILIRPPLLHNLLDTTSIITCTINNGTMTQIRNQTEALPNGIHVGINYRLCSMDKAETIMGDTVQLVRLRNPLAQTLSKSFNFNGDWSSFSNSWERVTMNERNRLIEQLDQGEFWMSFFDMTQTFTHLECVHLDSDTARDEPQLADKSRRWLMRLYQGAWKRGVTAGGCRNNPDSFHINPQLQLFLSEKEDVIISVNQHSVLEPKVIGFTVYNLNSVQNINGCLSKNFFKKHKSLVNSQYTNSRQISHRCSLDPGRYLIMATTFEPAEEASFSVRVLGSTIRLALLETQTMLLLDPFPLLNSNTKITIDSTNNNNNNGISCSTAQYEPVFMQLADDQRTLNCFDLQELLEACLPNDYIRSCASIDVCRQVVCLMDKTNRGRINFNDFNKFMINLKTWWGVFKMHTKEKSGILKAERLRDALFDVGFQLSTDNISILILRYMRRDGTLRLADFISAILHLTMAFELFKAKDTNQDGIISMGMTEVYHLVILLFDYVFVINKII; this is translated from the exons ATGACCTCGTCCTATGAACGTATCAAATCTGAATGCAAGCAGAAAGGTGTTTTATGGGAAGACGAAGATTTCCCTGCAACGCAATCGTCCGTCTTTTACCATCAAACGCCACCGTTCACCTTCCAATGGAAAAGACCACACGAGATCGTCTCAAATCCGGTATTCGTCAACGATGCGTCCGCACAGTTCGATATTGTGCCTGGCAAGATGGGCGATCGTTGGCTTGTGTCGTGTCTGGGCGTACTCTACCTTTCAAAAGGGTTGTTTTATCGAGTGGTACCGGCTGATCAGAATTTCGACAAACCGTACTATGGAGTGTTTCGTTTTCGACTTTGGTGGTGTGGCGAATGGTTAGAGGTGTTAGTTGATGATCGATTACCCACAATAAATGGCAAGCTGGCCTTCCTTCAAGCGCAGAACACCAACTCGTTCTGGCCAGGTTTGTTGGAGAAAGCTTATGCAAA ATTGCATGGCTCATATGAAGCGTTGAAGTATGGTACACTGCTGGACGGATTGGCTGACTTAACTGGTGGTATCACTGAGTCAATATCTATCAAGGTAGAGAGTAATATCCTCATACGACCACCCCTTCTGCATAACCTATTGGACACAACGAGCATCATAACCTGCACAATCAACAATGGTACCATGACACAGATCCGTAATCAAACAGAGGCTTTGCCGAACGGAATCCACGTGGGAATTAATTATCGTTTGTGCTCGATGGACAAG GCCGAAACTATCATGGGTGACACAGTTCAGCTAGTACGCCTACGAAATCCTTTGGCTCAAACGCTCAGCAAATCATTTAACTTTAACGGCGACTGGTCATCATTTTCCAATTCCTGGGAACGTGTAACAATGAACGAAAGGAATCGGCTCATTGAGCAACTCGATCAGGGTGAATTCTGGATGTCATTTTTCGATATGACCCAAACCTTTACGCATCTTGAATGCGTTCATCTTGACTCGGATACGGCTAGGGATGAACCTCAATTAGCAGATAAAAGTCGTCGCTGGCTAATGCGACTGTATCAGGGTGCTTGGAAACGGGGAGTTACGGCAGGTGGATGTCGCAACAATCCGGACTCTTTCCACATCAATCCACAGCTACAACTGTTTCTCAGTGAAAAAGAGGATGTCATCATTTCTGTGAACCAGCATAGCGTGCTTGAACCAAAAGTAATCGGTTTCACAGTATACAATCTGAACAGCG TGCAAAACATCAACGGTTGTCTTTCGAAAAATTTCTTCAAGAAGCACAAAAGCTTAGTCAACTCTCAATACACCAACTCGCGACAAATTAGTCACCGATGTTCACTTGATCCTGGCCGCTATCTTATCATGGCCACCACATTCGAGCCTGCCGAGGAAGCATCATTCAGTGTCAGAGTTTTAGGAAGTACCATTCGATTGGCTCTTCTTGAAACTCAAACCATGCTTTTACTAGATCCGTTCCCACTGCTCAACTCTAACACCAAGATTACCATTGATTCaacaaataataacaacaataatggCATCTCTTGTAGTACTGCGCAGTATGAACCAGTTTTTATGCAACTTGCGGATGATCAAAG AACGCTGAATTGTTTTGACCTGCAAGAATTACTCGAAGCGTGCCTTCCTAATGATTACATTCGAAGCTGTGCCAGTATAGATGTTTGTAGACAGGTGGTATGTTTAATGGAT AAAACCAATCGTGGTCGTATAAATTTTAACGATTTCAACAAGTTTATGATCAATCTCAAAACTTGGTGGGGAGTATTCAAGATGCACACAAAGGAAAAATCGGGCATACTGAAGGCAGAACGATTACGAGACGCACTTTTCGATGTTGGATTCCAGCTCAGTACGGATAACATTTCCATCCTTATTTTACG
- the LOC120903697 gene encoding calpain-C isoform X3 has product MTSSYERIKSECKQKGVLWEDEDFPATQSSVFYHQTPPFTFQWKRPHEIVSNPVFVNDASAQFDIVPGKMGDRWLVSCLGVLYLSKGLFYRVVPADQNFDKPYYGVFRFRLWWCGEWLEVLVDDRLPTINGKLAFLQAQNTNSFWPGLLEKAYAKLHGSYEALKYGTLLDGLADLTGGITESISIKVESNILIRPPLLHNLLDTTSIITCTINNGTMTQIRNQTEALPNGIHVGINYRLCSMDKAETIMGDTVQLVRLRNPLAQTLSKSFNFNGDWSSFSNSWERVTMNERNRLIEQLDQGEFWMSFFDMTQTFTHLECVHLDSDTARDEPQLADKSRRWLMRLYQGAWKRGVTAGGCRNNPDSFHINPQLQLFLSEKEDVIISVNQHSVLEPKVIGFTVYNLNSVQNINGCLSKNFFKKHKSLVNSQYTNSRQISHRCSLDPGRYLIMATTFEPAEEASFSVRVLGSTIRLALLETQTMLLLDPFPLLNSNTKITIDSTNNNNNNGISCSTAQYEPVFMQLADDQRTLNCFDLQELLEACLPNDYIRSCASIDVCRQVVCLMDKTNRGRINFNDFNKFMINLKTWWGVFKMHTKEKSGILKAERLRDALFDVGFQLSTDNISILILRYMRRDGTLRLADFISAILHLTMAFELFKAKDTNQDGIISMGMTEWIKSVFMC; this is encoded by the exons ATGACCTCGTCCTATGAACGTATCAAATCTGAATGCAAGCAGAAAGGTGTTTTATGGGAAGACGAAGATTTCCCTGCAACGCAATCGTCCGTCTTTTACCATCAAACGCCACCGTTCACCTTCCAATGGAAAAGACCACACGAGATCGTCTCAAATCCGGTATTCGTCAACGATGCGTCCGCACAGTTCGATATTGTGCCTGGCAAGATGGGCGATCGTTGGCTTGTGTCGTGTCTGGGCGTACTCTACCTTTCAAAAGGGTTGTTTTATCGAGTGGTACCGGCTGATCAGAATTTCGACAAACCGTACTATGGAGTGTTTCGTTTTCGACTTTGGTGGTGTGGCGAATGGTTAGAGGTGTTAGTTGATGATCGATTACCCACAATAAATGGCAAGCTGGCCTTCCTTCAAGCGCAGAACACCAACTCGTTCTGGCCAGGTTTGTTGGAGAAAGCTTATGCAAA ATTGCATGGCTCATATGAAGCGTTGAAGTATGGTACACTGCTGGACGGATTGGCTGACTTAACTGGTGGTATCACTGAGTCAATATCTATCAAGGTAGAGAGTAATATCCTCATACGACCACCCCTTCTGCATAACCTATTGGACACAACGAGCATCATAACCTGCACAATCAACAATGGTACCATGACACAGATCCGTAATCAAACAGAGGCTTTGCCGAACGGAATCCACGTGGGAATTAATTATCGTTTGTGCTCGATGGACAAG GCCGAAACTATCATGGGTGACACAGTTCAGCTAGTACGCCTACGAAATCCTTTGGCTCAAACGCTCAGCAAATCATTTAACTTTAACGGCGACTGGTCATCATTTTCCAATTCCTGGGAACGTGTAACAATGAACGAAAGGAATCGGCTCATTGAGCAACTCGATCAGGGTGAATTCTGGATGTCATTTTTCGATATGACCCAAACCTTTACGCATCTTGAATGCGTTCATCTTGACTCGGATACGGCTAGGGATGAACCTCAATTAGCAGATAAAAGTCGTCGCTGGCTAATGCGACTGTATCAGGGTGCTTGGAAACGGGGAGTTACGGCAGGTGGATGTCGCAACAATCCGGACTCTTTCCACATCAATCCACAGCTACAACTGTTTCTCAGTGAAAAAGAGGATGTCATCATTTCTGTGAACCAGCATAGCGTGCTTGAACCAAAAGTAATCGGTTTCACAGTATACAATCTGAACAGCG TGCAAAACATCAACGGTTGTCTTTCGAAAAATTTCTTCAAGAAGCACAAAAGCTTAGTCAACTCTCAATACACCAACTCGCGACAAATTAGTCACCGATGTTCACTTGATCCTGGCCGCTATCTTATCATGGCCACCACATTCGAGCCTGCCGAGGAAGCATCATTCAGTGTCAGAGTTTTAGGAAGTACCATTCGATTGGCTCTTCTTGAAACTCAAACCATGCTTTTACTAGATCCGTTCCCACTGCTCAACTCTAACACCAAGATTACCATTGATTCaacaaataataacaacaataatggCATCTCTTGTAGTACTGCGCAGTATGAACCAGTTTTTATGCAACTTGCGGATGATCAAAG AACGCTGAATTGTTTTGACCTGCAAGAATTACTCGAAGCGTGCCTTCCTAATGATTACATTCGAAGCTGTGCCAGTATAGATGTTTGTAGACAGGTGGTATGTTTAATGGAT AAAACCAATCGTGGTCGTATAAATTTTAACGATTTCAACAAGTTTATGATCAATCTCAAAACTTGGTGGGGAGTATTCAAGATGCACACAAAGGAAAAATCGGGCATACTGAAGGCAGAACGATTACGAGACGCACTTTTCGATGTTGGATTCCAGCTCAGTACGGATAACATTTCCATCCTTATTTTACG
- the LOC120903697 gene encoding calpain-C isoform X2: MTSSYERIKSECKQKGVLWEDEDFPATQSSVFYHQTPPFTFQWKRPHEIVSNPVFVNDASAQFDIVPGKMGDRWLVSCLGVLYLSKGLFYRVVPADQNFDKPYYGVFRFRLWWCGEWLEVLVDDRLPTINGKLAFLQAQNTNSFWPGLLEKAYAKLHGSYEALKYGTLLDGLADLTGGITESISIKVESNILIRPPLLHNLLDTTSIITCTINNGTMTQIRNQTEALPNGIHVGINYRLCSMDKAETIMGDTVQLVRLRNPLAQTLSKSFNFNGDWSSFSNSWERVTMNERNRLIEQLDQGEFWMSFFDMTQTFTHLECVHLDSDTARDEPQLADKSRRWLMRLYQGAWKRGVTAGGCRNNPDSFHINPQLQLFLSEKEDVIISVNQHSVLEPKVIGFTVYNLNSVQNINGCLSKNFFKKHKSLVNSQYTNSRQISHRCSLDPGRYLIMATTFEPAEEASFSVRVLGSTIRLALLETQTMLLLDPFPLLNSNTKITIDSTNNNNNNGISCSTAQYEPVFMQLADDQRTLNCFDLQELLEACLPNDYIRSCASIDVCRQVVCLMDKTNRGRINFNDFNKFMINLKTWWGVFKMHTKEKSGILKAERLRDALFDVGFQLSTDNISILILRYMRRDGTLRLADFISAILHLTMAFELFKAKDTNQDGIISMGMTESFNFRPQQSS; encoded by the exons ATGACCTCGTCCTATGAACGTATCAAATCTGAATGCAAGCAGAAAGGTGTTTTATGGGAAGACGAAGATTTCCCTGCAACGCAATCGTCCGTCTTTTACCATCAAACGCCACCGTTCACCTTCCAATGGAAAAGACCACACGAGATCGTCTCAAATCCGGTATTCGTCAACGATGCGTCCGCACAGTTCGATATTGTGCCTGGCAAGATGGGCGATCGTTGGCTTGTGTCGTGTCTGGGCGTACTCTACCTTTCAAAAGGGTTGTTTTATCGAGTGGTACCGGCTGATCAGAATTTCGACAAACCGTACTATGGAGTGTTTCGTTTTCGACTTTGGTGGTGTGGCGAATGGTTAGAGGTGTTAGTTGATGATCGATTACCCACAATAAATGGCAAGCTGGCCTTCCTTCAAGCGCAGAACACCAACTCGTTCTGGCCAGGTTTGTTGGAGAAAGCTTATGCAAA ATTGCATGGCTCATATGAAGCGTTGAAGTATGGTACACTGCTGGACGGATTGGCTGACTTAACTGGTGGTATCACTGAGTCAATATCTATCAAGGTAGAGAGTAATATCCTCATACGACCACCCCTTCTGCATAACCTATTGGACACAACGAGCATCATAACCTGCACAATCAACAATGGTACCATGACACAGATCCGTAATCAAACAGAGGCTTTGCCGAACGGAATCCACGTGGGAATTAATTATCGTTTGTGCTCGATGGACAAG GCCGAAACTATCATGGGTGACACAGTTCAGCTAGTACGCCTACGAAATCCTTTGGCTCAAACGCTCAGCAAATCATTTAACTTTAACGGCGACTGGTCATCATTTTCCAATTCCTGGGAACGTGTAACAATGAACGAAAGGAATCGGCTCATTGAGCAACTCGATCAGGGTGAATTCTGGATGTCATTTTTCGATATGACCCAAACCTTTACGCATCTTGAATGCGTTCATCTTGACTCGGATACGGCTAGGGATGAACCTCAATTAGCAGATAAAAGTCGTCGCTGGCTAATGCGACTGTATCAGGGTGCTTGGAAACGGGGAGTTACGGCAGGTGGATGTCGCAACAATCCGGACTCTTTCCACATCAATCCACAGCTACAACTGTTTCTCAGTGAAAAAGAGGATGTCATCATTTCTGTGAACCAGCATAGCGTGCTTGAACCAAAAGTAATCGGTTTCACAGTATACAATCTGAACAGCG TGCAAAACATCAACGGTTGTCTTTCGAAAAATTTCTTCAAGAAGCACAAAAGCTTAGTCAACTCTCAATACACCAACTCGCGACAAATTAGTCACCGATGTTCACTTGATCCTGGCCGCTATCTTATCATGGCCACCACATTCGAGCCTGCCGAGGAAGCATCATTCAGTGTCAGAGTTTTAGGAAGTACCATTCGATTGGCTCTTCTTGAAACTCAAACCATGCTTTTACTAGATCCGTTCCCACTGCTCAACTCTAACACCAAGATTACCATTGATTCaacaaataataacaacaataatggCATCTCTTGTAGTACTGCGCAGTATGAACCAGTTTTTATGCAACTTGCGGATGATCAAAG AACGCTGAATTGTTTTGACCTGCAAGAATTACTCGAAGCGTGCCTTCCTAATGATTACATTCGAAGCTGTGCCAGTATAGATGTTTGTAGACAGGTGGTATGTTTAATGGAT AAAACCAATCGTGGTCGTATAAATTTTAACGATTTCAACAAGTTTATGATCAATCTCAAAACTTGGTGGGGAGTATTCAAGATGCACACAAAGGAAAAATCGGGCATACTGAAGGCAGAACGATTACGAGACGCACTTTTCGATGTTGGATTCCAGCTCAGTACGGATAACATTTCCATCCTTATTTTACG